The Lactobacillus sp. ESL0680 genome has a segment encoding these proteins:
- a CDS encoding LytTR family DNA-binding domain-containing protein has protein sequence MLVKFNIDPQFQPTWIAINTDKKTTKLEKMASSIRHLVNDWQIQGSRNNQIKMIPLYEITRFYTQNKYVVCEADGQTYRIKPRIYELNNSLPPDTFIQISSSEIVSLASIDSLSLTKTGCYQVNLTTGETTFTSRRYMQKLRKEFLQ, from the coding sequence ATGCTTGTAAAATTTAACATAGATCCCCAGTTTCAGCCAACTTGGATTGCCATCAATACGGATAAGAAAACCACTAAGCTAGAAAAGATGGCCAGTTCCATCAGACACCTAGTTAACGATTGGCAAATTCAAGGAAGTAGAAATAACCAAATCAAAATGATTCCCCTTTATGAAATTACCCGCTTTTACACTCAAAATAAATATGTTGTCTGTGAAGCAGACGGGCAGACTTACCGCATAAAGCCAAGAATATATGAACTAAATAACAGTTTGCCGCCAGATACTTTTATTCAGATTTCCAGCTCTGAAATTGTTAGTCTTGCAAGTATTGACAGTCTATCCTTAACCAAGACTGGCTGCTATCAGGTTAATTTAACCACTGGCGAAACAACTTTTACCTCAAGAAGATATATGCAAAAGTTAAGAAAGGAATTTTTACAATGA
- a CDS encoding amidohydrolase family protein — protein sequence MKKIDGHFHLVRSLAGFNGKGSLTPLGNGRAIWDNNQAVLKLFPDGWGNDTFTAESALKVMAANGIDKAVLLQGSLYGFQNYYSYQAIKKYPDRFIGAFSVDLFSEFYMQIVQRHVEQLGFRAMKFEISQGGGMTGYHLTTPFRLDTDSRAGQIFHYLSDYPGFVVTVDYGDYTQASYQPEAIANLARMYPELDFVVCHLSFPSADHLNRLQAALNQWQPYPNIYTDIAAIQDIEGETAEPFLCCQQDVILAKEILGAKRIIWGSDAPWSATFNSYHSLSTWLEKTTIFTPEELADVMYNNAEQIYFKKTAIAAAKAANDPALNH from the coding sequence ATGAAGAAGATTGATGGACACTTTCATCTAGTGCGCTCACTTGCCGGCTTTAATGGCAAAGGCAGTCTGACACCTTTAGGTAATGGCCGTGCGATTTGGGATAATAATCAAGCAGTGCTAAAGCTATTTCCTGATGGCTGGGGTAATGATACCTTTACTGCTGAATCAGCGTTAAAGGTCATGGCAGCTAATGGAATTGATAAGGCAGTCTTGTTGCAGGGCAGTTTGTATGGGTTTCAGAATTATTATTCTTATCAAGCAATCAAAAAGTATCCTGATCGCTTCATTGGGGCCTTTTCTGTCGACCTTTTTAGCGAATTTTACATGCAAATTGTTCAGCGGCATGTTGAACAACTGGGCTTTAGAGCAATGAAGTTTGAGATTAGTCAGGGCGGCGGCATGACTGGGTATCACTTAACAACGCCGTTTCGCTTGGATACGGATTCGCGTGCTGGTCAGATTTTTCATTATCTTAGTGATTATCCCGGCTTTGTAGTGACTGTGGACTATGGTGATTATACTCAAGCTAGTTATCAGCCGGAGGCAATTGCCAACTTGGCTAGAATGTACCCAGAGCTTGACTTTGTGGTTTGCCACTTGTCATTTCCAAGTGCGGACCACCTAAACCGCCTGCAGGCTGCACTTAATCAGTGGCAGCCTTACCCTAATATTTACACTGATATTGCCGCAATTCAGGACATTGAGGGTGAAACTGCAGAGCCATTCTTATGTTGTCAACAAGATGTGATTCTTGCTAAAGAAATCTTGGGTGCCAAGCGAATTATTTGGGGCAGTGATGCACCTTGGTCAGCGACCTTTAATTCCTACCATAGTTTATCAACTTGGTTAGAAAAGACGACCATTTTTACGCCAGAAGAACTAGCGGACGTAATGTATAACAACGCTGAGCAGATTTATTTTAAGAAGACCGCAATTGCGGCTGCTAAGGCAGCTAATGATCCAGCTTTGAATCATTAG
- a CDS encoding ABC transporter permease has product MNLITSSIGQGLLWALLGIALFLTFRILNFADMTVEGTFPLGAAITVTAITKGVSPLVAILLGFLGGAAGGLITGLLYTKGNIPILLAGILVMTGCLSVNLRIMGGSNVSLLGQKTFFSAKIFQTLPRYFDSVLIGGGTIILITILIALFLETDLGQAFIVTGDNQMMARSLGINTENMTILGLTLSNGLVGLAGALIAQNNGYADANMGIGIIVIALASIIIGEVVFGYLTLNQRLIAVILGSIIYRFVLLIVLQLGFSTNDLNLISAIILAVCLMLPKLRHALKLDGILRKGVSQNGK; this is encoded by the coding sequence ATGAATTTAATAACTTCAAGCATTGGGCAAGGATTGTTATGGGCTCTACTAGGGATCGCCTTGTTTTTAACATTCCGCATACTGAATTTTGCCGATATGACGGTTGAAGGGACGTTCCCACTAGGCGCGGCTATTACGGTAACGGCAATTACTAAGGGAGTATCGCCGCTCGTTGCCATACTTCTAGGATTTTTAGGCGGTGCGGCTGGCGGTTTAATTACCGGCTTACTCTATACCAAAGGCAATATTCCAATTCTGCTGGCAGGGATCTTGGTAATGACGGGCTGTTTGTCAGTTAACTTGCGGATTATGGGCGGTTCTAACGTTTCACTGCTAGGGCAAAAGACCTTTTTCTCAGCTAAAATCTTCCAAACTCTTCCGCGGTACTTCGACAGTGTATTAATTGGCGGCGGGACAATTATTTTAATTACCATTTTGATTGCCCTATTTTTAGAAACTGATTTAGGGCAAGCCTTCATAGTAACGGGTGATAACCAGATGATGGCGCGGTCACTAGGGATTAACACCGAGAATATGACAATTTTAGGATTGACCTTGTCTAACGGCTTGGTTGGTCTGGCTGGTGCGTTAATTGCGCAAAATAATGGCTACGCAGATGCCAATATGGGCATTGGAATTATCGTAATTGCCTTAGCTTCAATTATTATTGGTGAGGTCGTCTTTGGCTATTTAACGCTTAATCAGCGGTTAATTGCCGTTATCCTAGGCAGTATTATTTATCGGTTTGTCTTGTTGATTGTTTTGCAATTAGGCTTTTCAACTAATGACCTTAATCTGATTTCGGCTATTATTTTGGCAGTTTGTCTAATGCTGCCGAAATTGCGGCACGCGTTAAAGTTGGACGGAATTTTACGTAAAGGAGTGAGCCAAAATGGAAAGTAA
- a CDS encoding ChbG/HpnK family deacetylase, which yields MHNLIIRADDLGYSKGVNYGIYEAVKNGIINNVGVMVNMADTVHGLDLLKGFDFDLGMHTVICAGRPITDPKLIPSLVTADGSFKPSKVYRQADHDLVNLDEVVMEIEAQYQRFLELTNKKPDYFEAHAVYSNNLLKGLAIVAEKHDLPLLPFDLELDPVKFKKQTTITTFMDSMKPNYDPYRTFAHAVDFAVESSADDVPMMVCHPGFLDQSIMQQSSLTIPRTQEVAFLCDPQLPDQLAEKQIHLVRYTELS from the coding sequence ATGCATAACTTGATTATTCGCGCTGATGACTTGGGTTATTCCAAGGGTGTCAACTATGGTATTTATGAAGCAGTAAAAAACGGCATCATCAACAATGTTGGGGTCATGGTTAACATGGCTGATACTGTTCACGGCTTGGATTTGTTAAAAGGTTTTGATTTTGATTTGGGGATGCACACGGTAATTTGCGCGGGCCGGCCAATTACTGATCCTAAACTAATTCCGAGTTTGGTGACTGCCGATGGTTCTTTTAAACCGTCAAAGGTATATCGCCAGGCTGACCATGACTTAGTTAATTTGGACGAAGTAGTCATGGAAATTGAAGCGCAGTACCAACGTTTTTTAGAATTGACGAATAAGAAACCTGATTACTTTGAAGCACATGCGGTCTACAGTAACAACTTGCTTAAAGGATTGGCGATTGTGGCTGAGAAGCATGACTTGCCGCTGTTGCCATTTGATTTGGAGCTGGATCCAGTCAAGTTTAAGAAGCAAACGACAATTACGACCTTCATGGATAGCATGAAGCCGAATTATGATCCTTACCGTACTTTTGCACATGCTGTTGATTTTGCGGTGGAAAGTTCTGCTGATGACGTGCCAATGATGGTTTGCCATCCCGGATTTTTAGACCAAAGCATTATGCAGCAATCAAGTTTGACGATTCCGCGCACCCAAGAAGTAGCCTTCTTGTGTGATCCGCAATTGCCAGACCAGCTTGCCGAAAAGCAAATTCACTTGGTTCGTTACACAGAATTGAGTTAA
- a CDS encoding ATP-binding cassette domain-containing protein, translating into MESKQAVLTLDKVTTVVNQHTPAETKILRDLTLTINQGDFITIVGANGAGKSTLFNTISGLITPAAGRILHQGQEITHQSVEKRTSFISRVFQDPKMGTAPRMTVAENILLAKKRGERRGLHLRRLAAHREELRKIAAQMGNSLADKLDTPTEHLSGGQRQTLSFLMATIKRPDILLLDEHTAALDPKTSRELMAQTSQIVTDQKLTCLMITHSMEDALKYGNRLLVLRSGQVVANLDNKQKAKLNLDELMTAFNDNDD; encoded by the coding sequence ATGGAAAGTAAACAGGCAGTTTTGACTTTGGATAAAGTGACAACCGTTGTTAACCAGCACACGCCGGCAGAAACAAAAATTTTACGTGATTTGACATTGACGATTAATCAAGGCGACTTTATTACCATTGTGGGTGCTAATGGTGCCGGTAAATCAACGCTTTTTAACACGATTAGTGGGTTAATTACCCCGGCAGCAGGAAGAATACTGCATCAGGGACAGGAGATTACCCACCAGTCAGTTGAAAAAAGGACCAGCTTCATCAGTCGCGTTTTTCAAGATCCTAAGATGGGAACGGCACCGCGAATGACGGTTGCGGAAAATATTCTGCTCGCTAAAAAGCGGGGCGAGCGGCGCGGATTACACTTGCGCAGGTTGGCGGCTCATCGGGAAGAACTGCGTAAAATCGCAGCTCAGATGGGTAATTCGTTGGCTGATAAGTTGGACACGCCAACTGAACACCTGTCAGGTGGTCAAAGGCAGACGTTAAGCTTCTTGATGGCAACAATTAAGCGACCAGATATTCTCTTATTAGATGAACATACGGCTGCGCTAGACCCCAAAACTAGCCGTGAGTTAATGGCTCAGACCAGTCAGATTGTGACCGATCAAAAGTTAACCTGCTTAATGATTACCCACAGCATGGAAGATGCGCTTAAATATGGCAATCGGCTGCTGGTTTTACGTTCGGGTCAAGTGGTAGCTAATCTTGACAATAAGCAAAAGGCAAAGCTGAATTTGGACGAACTGATGACCGCTTTTAATGATAATGACGATTAA
- a CDS encoding MerR family transcriptional regulator — MKQETYAEWLNQIVKPDKIYLSIRDAARASDVSDTQVRYWIKMGYLKTTKAENGAIKLPFNQIAKIRMIKFFLNEGYTLPAAAKKMTEYQKNVHSLLHLFLGSIHGIKQENDRTIFDLGPLSTNPKQHIYGIESQEDIKFVLKEKN, encoded by the coding sequence ATGAAACAAGAGACTTATGCCGAATGGCTGAACCAAATCGTTAAACCTGATAAAATTTACCTTAGTATTCGTGATGCCGCCAGAGCAAGCGATGTCTCTGATACTCAGGTACGCTACTGGATCAAAATGGGCTACCTTAAAACTACCAAGGCAGAGAATGGTGCAATTAAACTTCCCTTCAACCAAATTGCCAAGATTAGAATGATTAAATTCTTTTTAAATGAGGGCTACACCTTACCTGCCGCCGCGAAAAAAATGACCGAATACCAAAAAAATGTCCACTCACTCCTGCACCTATTCTTAGGAAGTATTCATGGCATTAAGCAAGAAAATGACCGGACAATTTTTGACTTAGGGCCACTATCTACTAATCCTAAGCAGCACATTTATGGCATCGAAAGCCAGGAAGATATCAAATTTGTTTTAAAAGAAAAAAATTAA
- a CDS encoding DUF3021 domain-containing protein, translated as MKLFKKIIRYGCSGILSGIAIGFVIALCCNLINQTNYFMPSNLPFLHRFSSVTLATLISTILWALMGFLGGASALIFMQERWSITKQTVIHFIVMFGLFTPLAILAGWFPLNFLWLSLYTLVFVIVYAIIWYTSMLKAKKQISKINRAIKENN; from the coding sequence ATGAAATTATTTAAAAAAATTATCCGTTATGGTTGTTCAGGTATTCTCTCAGGCATTGCTATTGGCTTTGTTATTGCCCTGTGCTGCAATCTTATTAACCAAACAAACTACTTTATGCCATCAAATCTACCGTTCTTACACAGATTTTCTTCTGTTACTTTAGCAACTTTAATCTCAACAATTCTCTGGGCTCTGATGGGCTTTCTAGGTGGGGCTTCTGCTCTTATCTTCATGCAAGAGAGGTGGAGCATTACCAAGCAAACAGTTATTCACTTCATTGTAATGTTTGGTCTATTTACACCTCTGGCAATTTTAGCCGGTTGGTTCCCGCTAAACTTCTTGTGGCTCAGTCTTTATACCCTCGTCTTTGTCATTGTTTACGCCATTATTTGGTATACTTCAATGCTTAAAGCAAAAAAGCAAATCAGTAAAATTAACCGCGCAATCAAAGAAAACAATTAA
- the trpX gene encoding tryptophan ABC transporter substrate-binding protein has protein sequence MKRMLAFISAILLFLGVDLAIAPRTASQTASKSEVVRVGILQMMTHPALDQIHHGVVAGLKEEGLITGKNLKIDFLNAQGDQSNLKTMSQQLANKDSLLVGIATPAAQALANSAPKTTPIILAGISTPAASGLVKSEAHPGGNITGTSGLNPVSKQFALLHAIMPRAKKIGIIYTSSDHGGQTNAHAFAQVVKRAGLIPKMYTIANTNDLQQVASQMVSQVDAIYAPQDNGVASAMKTLVNVANNANIPVFPCAETMMPDGGLASYVISQKEMGRIAGVMAAKVLRGKNPATYPVATVKSGYYMINEKEMRKLHIKIPAAIVRAARQNGKVIE, from the coding sequence ATGAAACGAATGCTCGCATTTATCAGTGCCATTCTATTGTTTTTGGGGGTTGACTTGGCGATAGCTCCCAGAACTGCTAGTCAAACAGCATCTAAATCAGAGGTCGTCCGTGTCGGCATCCTGCAGATGATGACCCACCCAGCACTTGACCAAATTCATCACGGAGTGGTTGCTGGACTAAAAGAAGAAGGATTAATTACCGGCAAAAATCTAAAAATTGATTTTCTAAATGCTCAAGGAGACCAAAGCAACTTAAAAACAATGTCCCAGCAGCTGGCTAATAAAGATTCACTCTTAGTGGGAATTGCGACACCGGCGGCACAGGCTCTAGCCAATAGTGCCCCGAAAACAACGCCGATTATTTTGGCAGGGATTTCGACGCCAGCAGCCAGCGGTTTAGTCAAAAGTGAGGCGCATCCCGGCGGCAATATCACAGGGACTTCTGGTCTTAATCCAGTTTCTAAACAATTTGCATTACTGCACGCAATTATGCCGCGGGCTAAGAAAATCGGCATCATTTATACTTCATCGGATCATGGCGGGCAGACCAACGCCCACGCCTTTGCACAAGTTGTTAAAAGAGCAGGTTTGATCCCCAAAATGTATACCATTGCTAACACCAATGATCTTCAGCAAGTAGCTAGTCAGATGGTAAGCCAAGTTGATGCAATTTATGCCCCGCAAGATAACGGCGTGGCTTCGGCAATGAAGACACTGGTAAATGTTGCTAACAATGCCAATATTCCGGTCTTTCCGTGTGCAGAGACGATGATGCCTGATGGCGGTCTTGCATCTTACGTTATTAGTCAGAAAGAGATGGGCAGAATTGCGGGTGTGATGGCTGCCAAAGTCTTGCGCGGCAAGAATCCGGCAACTTATCCGGTTGCCACAGTCAAAAGCGGCTACTACATGATAAATGAAAAGGAAATGCGTAAATTACATATTAAAATTCCAGCAGCGATTGTTCGTGCTGCTAGACAAAATGGGAAGGTGATCGAATGA
- a CDS encoding PTS glucose transporter subunit IIA — protein sequence MFGFLKKKKPEFEVTAPIAGVVTDLSTVDDPVFSQKLMGDGFAIKLAADVDTVSAPVAGEIMSLPESKHAVGLVTPAGDEILIHIGIDTVNLNGAGFTALVKQGDSVKQGQELIKLDRQSLAANNVDLTTMVIFTKLAPANQDWTMTKDFGMQTASQDILVKQNQ from the coding sequence AGTAACTGCACCAATAGCAGGAGTAGTTACTGACCTGAGTACGGTTGATGACCCGGTTTTTTCACAAAAGTTAATGGGTGATGGCTTTGCAATTAAGTTGGCAGCTGATGTGGACACGGTTAGTGCCCCAGTTGCTGGTGAAATTATGTCATTACCAGAATCAAAGCATGCAGTAGGGCTAGTAACGCCAGCTGGCGATGAAATTTTAATTCATATTGGGATTGATACAGTCAACCTTAATGGCGCTGGGTTTACGGCTCTAGTTAAGCAAGGAGATAGCGTTAAGCAGGGACAGGAATTGATTAAACTTGACCGTCAGAGTTTGGCCGCAAATAATGTCGACTTGACCACGATGGTGATTTTTACTAAGTTAGCACCGGCCAATCAGGATTGGACGATGACAAAGGACTTTGGCATGCAAACTGCCAGTCAAGACATACTTGTTAAGCAGAACCAGTAA
- a CDS encoding PTS transporter subunit EIIC codes for MSKDYREMAKQIDQAVGGSSNVASVTHCMTRLRFNLKDMNVPKDDEVKKIGGVLGVARSGGQYQIVIGQTVNEVYDAVVAEGNLTSAAPVNENLDQAATNKPEKRTWKSVGNAILNKIAGSLTPLIPMLIAASMFKMLVAVLGPTMLNVISVHSDLYQLFTFVGDAGFYFFPIAIGYTAAKQFNTSPILGIFLGAIMLDPGLVKIVAAGKPFTVYGLPMHLTNYASTVVPILLSVWIMSYIERFFNKHITASLRTIFAPTLTIAIMLPLALCILGPLGGFLGEYVSKGIISFGQLGGIAAIIGVGLIGAFWELLVMTGMHLVLISAMITIVAQTGHDNFILLGSIAASMAVAGMSLGASLRLKDKKEKSLAFSYFIANLIGGVTEPALYGLAIKYRRPFIGMMLGGFAGGIYAAITHVSAYVVVPVANFMCLSGYVGGSTTNLINGVISGVIALLVAAIATYVIGVEPKTKN; via the coding sequence ATGAGTAAAGATTACCGAGAAATGGCGAAGCAGATTGACCAAGCTGTTGGCGGCAGCAGTAATGTTGCTAGTGTTACGCATTGTATGACGCGGCTGCGGTTCAATTTGAAGGATATGAATGTTCCTAAGGACGACGAAGTTAAGAAGATTGGCGGCGTGCTTGGGGTTGCCCGTTCAGGCGGCCAGTACCAAATCGTGATTGGCCAGACAGTTAACGAAGTTTATGATGCCGTTGTTGCAGAAGGCAACTTGACTTCTGCTGCACCAGTTAACGAGAATTTAGACCAAGCAGCCACTAATAAACCAGAGAAGCGGACTTGGAAATCTGTTGGTAATGCAATCTTAAATAAAATTGCCGGCAGTTTAACCCCGCTAATTCCAATGTTAATTGCTGCTTCAATGTTTAAAATGCTGGTTGCTGTCTTAGGACCAACAATGTTGAACGTAATTTCAGTTCACAGCGATTTATACCAATTATTTACTTTTGTTGGGGATGCTGGGTTTTACTTCTTCCCGATAGCAATTGGTTATACTGCTGCTAAGCAGTTCAATACATCACCGATTTTGGGGATTTTCTTGGGCGCAATTATGCTGGATCCAGGTTTAGTTAAGATTGTGGCTGCTGGAAAACCATTTACAGTTTATGGTCTGCCAATGCATTTGACTAATTATGCCAGCACAGTGGTGCCAATCCTGTTATCTGTCTGGATTATGTCATATATTGAACGCTTCTTTAACAAGCACATTACTGCTTCACTGAGAACGATTTTTGCCCCAACCTTAACGATTGCCATTATGTTGCCTTTGGCACTCTGCATCTTAGGGCCTTTGGGCGGGTTCTTAGGTGAATATGTTTCTAAGGGAATTATTTCCTTTGGTCAATTAGGCGGTATTGCCGCTATTATTGGTGTCGGTCTAATTGGTGCCTTCTGGGAATTGCTCGTCATGACGGGAATGCACCTAGTTTTAATCAGTGCGATGATTACGATTGTTGCTCAGACTGGACACGATAACTTTATTTTACTTGGTTCAATTGCAGCCAGTATGGCAGTTGCCGGCATGAGTTTAGGTGCCAGCTTACGCTTAAAGGATAAGAAAGAAAAATCCTTGGCATTCAGCTACTTTATTGCTAACTTAATCGGTGGTGTTACCGAACCAGCATTATATGGTTTAGCAATTAAGTATCGTCGCCCGTTTATCGGCATGATGCTTGGTGGTTTTGCTGGTGGTATTTATGCGGCAATAACTCACGTATCAGCTTATGTAGTTGTACCAGTTGCTAACTTTATGTGTTTAAGCGGTTATGTTGGCGGCTCAACGACTAACTTAATTAACGGGGTAATTAGTGGTGTCATTGCATTACTAGTTGCCGCAATTGCGACTTACGTTATTGGAGTTGAACCAAAGACTAAGAATTAA
- a CDS encoding choloylglycine hydrolase family protein produces MIGCSSFTLETKDKKHFLSRTMDFMMEMAEQVVYTPIKKTFKVAYSVEQEITSKRAFIGLGEIQEYDNAPVTFDGVNDKGLMGATLYFPGYASYHEKAQAGTWAVSPDKVISVILSQAANLDDVAELFQEQITIVNDANPTLKAVSPLHFIFSDTTGASLIVEPEEDGVHIIKDSIGVMTNSPDYQWHETNLRNYLSVTPKQHDDVNFLGKTLKPFSQGSGTFGLPGDYTPVSRFVRTAFMKNNVEQPADETAAVSLAHHMLEPVSIPRGIVVTPNDTFDYTCYSAYICAESRSYYYSTYNNQRIRCVRLTPELLQETDYKEFKVNPKEDIDYMN; encoded by the coding sequence ATGATTGGTTGCAGCAGTTTTACACTAGAAACTAAGGACAAAAAGCACTTTTTGTCACGAACAATGGACTTTATGATGGAAATGGCTGAACAAGTCGTTTACACACCCATTAAGAAAACTTTCAAAGTTGCTTACAGTGTTGAGCAAGAAATTACCAGCAAGAGAGCCTTTATCGGCTTAGGGGAAATCCAGGAATATGACAATGCCCCTGTAACTTTTGACGGTGTTAACGACAAGGGCCTCATGGGTGCAACCCTGTACTTCCCAGGTTATGCTAGCTACCATGAAAAGGCACAAGCTGGTACTTGGGCAGTCTCACCTGACAAAGTGATTTCTGTAATTTTGTCACAAGCTGCCAACTTAGATGATGTTGCCGAGCTTTTCCAAGAGCAAATCACCATTGTTAATGATGCCAACCCAACACTTAAGGCTGTCTCACCGCTGCACTTTATCTTTTCAGACACAACTGGTGCCAGCCTAATCGTTGAACCCGAAGAAGATGGCGTTCATATCATCAAGGACTCAATTGGTGTCATGACCAACAGTCCTGATTACCAGTGGCACGAAACTAACTTGCGGAACTACTTATCAGTAACACCTAAGCAGCATGACGATGTTAACTTTTTAGGTAAAACATTAAAGCCATTCAGTCAGGGCTCTGGTACCTTCGGCTTGCCAGGTGATTACACTCCTGTTTCTCGCTTTGTTAGAACTGCCTTCATGAAGAACAACGTCGAGCAGCCAGCTGATGAAACTGCTGCTGTCAGCCTTGCTCACCACATGCTTGAACCTGTCAGCATTCCCCGCGGAATTGTTGTTACACCTAACGACACCTTTGATTACACTTGTTACAGTGCCTACATCTGTGCCGAATCCAGAAGCTACTACTACTCAACTTACAATAACCAACGGATTCGCTGCGTGCGCTTAACTCCGGAATTATTGCAAGAAACAGATTACAAAGAATTCAAGGTAAACCCTAAAGAAGATATTGACTACATGAATTAA
- a CDS encoding NAD(P)-dependent oxidoreductase encodes MTKVLVTGKAPEQGIKKLREVFDVTYPQDKQFSRAEVLQMLPEYDGVLLVGLKGDRELIDAGSNLKIIATSGVGFDHVDIAYAQAKGIVVANTPQAVRLPTAEMTIVLLLAAVRRLHVYDQDLRAGNWPDLGEVQNMGMSLDGKTLGIYGMGRIGSTVGQFAQLLGMKVIYNKRHPLSTAEEQKLNVSYADFSTLIKDSDVITLHAPLTPQTKEVFNSSVFNEMKPTAYIINTARGQLINQDDLITALKNKTIAGAGLDVFAQEPEVPEALCALDNVVLTPHAGTATLEARTAIANEASENLIALLRDGRAKNMVNQVAQYL; translated from the coding sequence ATGACAAAAGTATTGGTAACTGGCAAAGCTCCAGAACAAGGAATAAAAAAATTACGGGAAGTATTTGATGTCACATACCCACAGGATAAACAGTTTTCGCGGGCGGAAGTATTACAAATGCTGCCCGAGTATGATGGTGTACTCTTGGTGGGGCTCAAAGGCGACCGTGAATTAATTGATGCCGGCTCTAATTTGAAAATTATCGCGACTAGTGGTGTGGGCTTTGACCATGTTGATATTGCTTATGCCCAGGCAAAAGGGATCGTGGTTGCGAATACGCCGCAGGCAGTCCGGCTGCCGACGGCTGAAATGACAATTGTGTTATTGCTTGCGGCAGTGCGCCGACTTCATGTGTATGACCAAGACTTGCGTGCTGGCAACTGGCCTGATCTTGGCGAGGTCCAGAATATGGGCATGAGTCTGGATGGCAAAACGCTGGGTATCTATGGCATGGGGAGAATTGGCAGTACAGTCGGTCAATTTGCTCAATTGCTGGGGATGAAAGTTATTTACAATAAGCGGCACCCTTTAAGTACTGCTGAGGAACAGAAACTTAATGTTAGCTATGCGGACTTTTCAACTTTAATTAAAGATTCCGATGTTATTACCCTGCACGCGCCGCTAACGCCGCAAACTAAAGAAGTTTTTAATAGTAGTGTTTTTAACGAAATGAAGCCAACTGCTTATATTATTAATACGGCGCGGGGCCAGCTAATTAATCAGGATGACTTAATCACAGCCTTGAAGAACAAGACGATCGCTGGTGCCGGGCTCGATGTCTTTGCACAAGAACCTGAGGTGCCGGAAGCCTTGTGTGCGCTAGATAATGTTGTGTTGACGCCGCATGCAGGTACTGCGACTTTGGAAGCCCGTACGGCAATTGCTAATGAGGCTTCGGAAAATCTTATTGCCTTATTGCGTGATGGCCGCGCCAAAAACATGGTCAATCAAGTTGCGCAATATTTATAG